The following proteins are encoded in a genomic region of Zea mays cultivar B73 chromosome 9, Zm-B73-REFERENCE-NAM-5.0, whole genome shotgun sequence:
- the LOC103638396 gene encoding uncharacterized protein isoform X1 produces the protein MSLMYHMQEKCTKNQLNQENVRLHQRTGSRCYIAQAHVVKKDIFKDVEPTSIDLFKNFHCGKKNGFTESVQKAIDDMEGIMSEPVQDGQEPKSAKEAVSQVVKSTTFLRVAGVCSASKSTSRGAISSQVHDLQVELENEKQEKGELRQELDNLKMESETSRVKHSEEIEGLKKTSQEMHGLLRQLLSFNQGQHNPGS, from the exons ATGTCACTCATGTATCATATGCAGGAAAAGTGTACCAAAAACCAACTAAATCAAGAGAATGTCCGGTTACATCAGCGCACTGGATCTCGATGCTACATTGCACAGGCCCATGTTGTG AAGAAAGATATATTCAAAGATGTAGAGCCCACCTCAATTGATCTATTCAAGAACTTCCATTGTGGCAAAAAAAATGGATTTACCGAGTCTGTACAGAAAGCAATT GATGATATGGAAGGCATTATGAGTGAACCAGTACAAGATGGACAGGAaccaaagtcagcaaaagaagctgTTTCTCAGGTTGTCAAATCAACTACTTTTCTTCGTGTTGCAGGTGTTTGTTCAGCCTCCAAGAGTACCTCTAGAGGTGCAATATCATCACAG GTCCACGATCTTCAGGTTGAGCTTGAGAATGAGAAGCAAGAAAAAGGAGAACTTCGACAAGAGTTGGATAATTTGAAGATGGAATCAGAAACTTCAAGGGTAAAACATTCTGAGGAAATAGAGGGTTTAAAGAAGACATCACAAGAAATGCATGGTCTCCTTCGCCAACTATTGAGCTTCAACCAGGGTCAACACAATCCAGGGTCATAA
- the LOC103638396 gene encoding uncharacterized protein isoform X2, with translation MSLMYHMQEKCTKNQLNQENVRLHQRTGSRCYIAQAHVVDDMEGIMSEPVQDGQEPKSAKEAVSQVVKSTTFLRVAGVCSASKSTSRGAISSQVHDLQVELENEKQEKGELRQELDNLKMESETSRVKHSEEIEGLKKTSQEMHGLLRQLLSFNQGQHNPGS, from the exons ATGTCACTCATGTATCATATGCAGGAAAAGTGTACCAAAAACCAACTAAATCAAGAGAATGTCCGGTTACATCAGCGCACTGGATCTCGATGCTACATTGCACAGGCCCATGTTGTG GATGATATGGAAGGCATTATGAGTGAACCAGTACAAGATGGACAGGAaccaaagtcagcaaaagaagctgTTTCTCAGGTTGTCAAATCAACTACTTTTCTTCGTGTTGCAGGTGTTTGTTCAGCCTCCAAGAGTACCTCTAGAGGTGCAATATCATCACAG GTCCACGATCTTCAGGTTGAGCTTGAGAATGAGAAGCAAGAAAAAGGAGAACTTCGACAAGAGTTGGATAATTTGAAGATGGAATCAGAAACTTCAAGGGTAAAACATTCTGAGGAAATAGAGGGTTTAAAGAAGACATCACAAGAAATGCATGGTCTCCTTCGCCAACTATTGAGCTTCAACCAGGGTCAACACAATCCAGGGTCATAA